The following are from one region of the Arachis duranensis cultivar V14167 chromosome 10, aradu.V14167.gnm2.J7QH, whole genome shotgun sequence genome:
- the LOC107468846 gene encoding uncharacterized protein LOC107468846, with the protein MRYGVKFTDREPLSVFVRSSDTLFDLKISILQKLGAGGTKWVKKMFYNIPIAVVSTGVQYETFVLQRDEDMQFWCIRSKPSVYHDGGAFTSRPVVALECLLEYRPTGPVGVFTSTHPSPDVGREGKSDWVKNAMLEDDSDEEPAEIGGDSDDEIPTNPATCQPPSSAGTHEQPAHYSTLDLEAIGQPTESAPTFGGQGLHEGNSVAEFQVGQFFHSKEEAVLTVKDYSIRRGVEYRVMESDHLKYHGRCKEFGKGCTWMIRISLRARKGTWEVRRYNGLHTCLATLISSDHRQLDYHVICAKIFPLV; encoded by the exons atgAGGTACGGTGTGAAGTTTACAGATAGAGAACCACTGAGTGTTTTCGTCAGGTCGTCTGATACACTGTTCGATCTGAAGATCAGTATACTGCAGAAGTTAGGCGCGGGTGGCACAAAGTGGGTGAAGAAGATGTTCTACAATATTCCTATTGCGGTTGTGTCAACCGGCGTGCAATATGAAACATTCGTGTTACAAAGAGATGAAGATATGCAG TTCTGGTGCATCCGCTCCAAACCCTCAGTCTACCACGATGGGGGTGCCTTCACCTCGAGGCCCGTCGTTGCACTTGAGTGTTTGTTGGAGTATCGGCCAACCGGTCCAGTTGGGGTATTCACCTCAACTCATCCATCTCCAGATGTAGGACGTGAGGGGAAATCAGATTGGGTGAAAAATGCTATGCTAGAGGATGATTCCGACGAAGAGCCTGCTGAGATTGGAGGGGACAGCGATGATGAAATTCCGACAAATCCAGCAACATGTCAACCACCGTCAAGTGCCGGCACACATGAGCAACCTGCACATTATTCTACCCTGGATCTGGAAGCCATCGGCCAACCAACAGAGTCAGCACCAACCTTTGGGGGTCAAGGGTTGCACGAGGGAAATTCTGTAGCTGAATTTCAAGTTGGCCAATTTTTCCACAGTAAGGAGGAAGCTGTGCTTACTGTAAAGGATTACAGCATTCGGCGCGGTGTCGAGTACAGAGTGATGGAGTCGGATCATCTTAAGTACCATGGGAGATGCAAGGAGTTCGGGAAGGGTTGCACGTGGATGATTCGCATCAGCCTTCGAGCACGGAAGGGAACCTGGGAGGTTCGACGATACAACGGACTACACACATGCTTGGCTACATTGATATCAAGCGACCACCGACAACTAGATTATCACGTGATCTGTGCGAAGATCTTTCCTCTAGTTTGA
- the LOC107468845 gene encoding non-specific lipid transfer protein GPI-anchored 21-like translates to MGILNLVNGLAPSSSCCDSLRSLMSNSIDCACLVISANAPIPLPINSVLALFLPQACNINELPLQCKASGSPVPAPGLAMLGSNDQSLPPIAESPLSPQASEAPNSETSQPTLAPLEAKSKPLKKNKNSRKLQEYSYH, encoded by the exons atgGGTATACTAAACTTGGTTAATGGATTAGCACCATCATCTTCATGTTGTGATTCACTAAGGTCTTTGATGAGTAATAGTATAGATTGTGCTTGCCTTGTGATTTCAGCCAATGCTCCAATCCCATTACCTATTAACAGTGTTCTTGCCCTTTTTCTTCCACAAGCATGCAACATCAATGAACTTCCTTTACAGTGCAAAG CTTCTGGCTCTCCTGTACCAGCTCCAG GTCTAGCAATGCTTGGATCAAATGACCAATCACTTCCTCCAATAGCTGAATCTCCACTAAGCCCACAAG CTTCTGAGGCACCCAATTCAGAGACTTCACAACCAACATTGGCACCACTAGAAGCAAAAtcaaaaccattgaagaagaataagaactcaAGAAAACTCCAGGAATACAGCtaccattaa
- the LOC107468847 gene encoding uncharacterized protein LOC107468847, whose translation MEGTVALLKTSPVRVSDNVDDSTVYFHHLFWTFSPCVEAFRHCKPLISIDGTHLYGKYGGTLLLVIAQDGNSNILPIAFSLVEGENAESWSFFLTNLRQHVTPQQGILVISDRHNGIKAALENSNSGWLPPHAYLAFCIRHVAANFALSFKGTDVKRLLVNAAYVKTEAEFHYWFDIMRTENPAMCDWANKIEYDKWTQHQDGGRRFGHMTTNISECVNSVMKGTQNLPGTALVKSTYGWLAELFVIRGQTTEAQLASGVKFCQSFMKAMKRNLKDSRCFTVTLFDRHQSEYTVAETTPTGSFSLGTYQVSLQDRTCDFGYFQALHHPCCHAIACCAQSRLDWSIYVDEVYTMQKVFRMYQMGFVPPMPGGTLATL comes from the coding sequence ATGGAGGGGACGGTTGCCTTGCTAAAGACGTCTCCGGTTCGAGTCAGTGATAACGTCGATGACTCAACCGTGTACTTTCATCATCTTTTCTGGACGTTTTCTCCTTGTGTTGAAGCTTTCCGACACTGCAAGCCATTGATCAGCATAGACGGTACTCATCTATATGGCAAGTATGGAGGGACTTTGCTCTTGGTCATTGCTCAAGATGGGAACTCCAACATCTTGCCTATTGCTTTCAGTCTCGTGGAGGGCGAAAATGCCGAGTCGTGGTCTTTTTTCCTGACCAACCTGCGGCAACATGTGACTCCGCAACAGGGGATACTAGTCATCTCAGATAGACACAACGGCATCAAGGCTGCACTAGAAAACTCTAACAGTGGGTGGTTACCCCCGCATGCGTACCTAGCATTTTGTATTCGGCATGTTGCAGCTAACTTCGCACTCAGTTTCAAGGGCACGGATGTAAAGCGTTTGCTTGTGAACGCTGCTTATGTGAAGACTGAGGCAGAGTTTCACTATTGGTTTGATATAATGCGGACTGAGAATCCGGCAATGTGTGATTGGGCGAACAAAATAGAATACGATAAGTGGACTCAACACCAGGATGGTGGCAGACGATTCGGTCACATGACGACCAATATATCTGAGTGTGTTAATTCTGTTATGAAGGGTACACAGAATCTTCCGGGAACCGCCCTAGTGAAGTCCACATATGGTTGGCTAGCGGAGTTATTTGTGATTCGTGGTCAGACAACAGAGGCTCAATTGGCTAGCGGTGTCAAGTTCTGCCAGTCTTTTATGAAGGCGATGAAGCGCAACTTGAAAGACTCCAGATGCTTCACTGTCACCCTGTTCGATAGACACCAGTCTGAGTACACCGTTGCCGAGACGACACCAACTGGGAGCTTTTCACTTGGGACGTACCAAGTTTCCCTTCAAGATCGTACATGCGACTTTGGATACTTTCAGGCTCTCCATCATCCATGTTGCCATGCGATTGCATGTTGTGCCCAGTCACGACTTGACTGGTCTATCTATGTCGACGAGGTCTACACCATGCAGAAGGTGTTCAGGATGTACCAGATGGGTTTTGTGCCGCCAATGCCCGGAGGGACTTTGGCCACGTTATGA
- the LOC107468864 gene encoding octanoyltransferase LIP2p, chloroplastic, with the protein MNLLNTVPSSAPPCPYLPLRTHSNLSKSLQFSYPKPSKFTSYGARLCELFDLHQEQVPYEVAWSWQKDIVKEKKAQLENEGDCSDTLIVLQHPSVYTLGTASTKDNLNFNINNAPFNVYRTERGGEVTYHGPGQLVLYPIINLRRHKMDLHWYLRTLEELVIRVLSLTFSIQASRVEGLTGVWVGNEKVAAVGIRVSHWITYHGLALNVTTDLTPFKWIIPCGIRNREVGSIKGLLLREAQSSNMAANGTNDLHSIMHDDGGLIGITRNSLIEEFSKVFQLEYCHRTISVPMLYERNQSDIVTETQQS; encoded by the exons ATGAATTTGTTGAATACAGTCCCTTCATCAGCGCCTCCATGCCCTTATCTACCTTTGCGCACCCACTCTAACCTGTCCAAGTCACTCCAATTCTCATATCCGAAACCATCCAAATTCACATCTTATGGAGCAAGGCT CTGCGAGCTCTTTGATTTGCACCAAGAGCAAGTCCCTTATGAAGTGGCATGGTCTTGGCAGAAAGACATTgtgaaggaaaagaaggctcAGCTTGAGAACGAAGGAGATTGCAGTGACACCCTTATTGTTCTGCAGCACCCTTCCGTGTATACATTGGGTACTGCCAGTACCAAGGACAACCTAAATTTCAACATCAACAATGCACCCTTTAATGTTTATCGTACTGAGCGAGGTGGTGAAGTTACATACCATGGTCCTGGCCAGCTAGTTCTGTACCCTATTATCAATCTAAGAAGACACAAGATGGATCTACATTGGTACCTCAGGACGCTGGAAGAGCTTGTCATTCGTGTTCTTTCTTTGACATTTTCCATTCAAGCTTCTCGAGTGGAAGGTTTAACCGGTGTCTGGGTTG GAAACGAGAAAGTTGCAGCTGTAGGTATAAGAGTGTCTCATTGGATAACATACCATGGCTTAGCACTTAATGTCACAACAGATTTGACTCCCTTCAAATGGATCATCCCATGTGGCATACGCAACCGCGAGGTTGGAAGCATTAAAGGGTTGTTACTGAGAGAAGCTCAATCATCAAATATGGCTGCTAATGGAACAAATGATCTGCATTCTATTATGCATGATGATGGCGGTCTAATTGGTATTACTCGCAACTCCTTGATTGAAGAGTTTTCAAAAGTGTTTCAGCTTGAGTACTGTCACAGAACTATTTCTGTACCTATGTTGTATGAAAGGAATCAAAGTGATATCGTTACTGAAACACAGCAAAGTTGA